A single window of Longimicrobiaceae bacterium DNA harbors:
- the treS gene encoding maltose alpha-D-glucosyltransferase, with amino-acid sequence MSADPLWYKDAVFYELHVKAFQDSNADGVGDFRGLIQRLDYVQGLGVDAIWLLPFYPSPLRDDGYDIADYYNIHPSYGNFEDFQAFIDEAHRRGLRVIADLVLNHTSDQHPWFQRARRAPKGSPERAWYVWSDTDEPYRDARVIFTDTEPSNWTWDPVAGQYYWHRFFAHQPDLNWDNPEVKEAMFQVMEFWLEKGMDGFRADAVPYLIEREGTICENLPETHDILKEFRARIARTYPGRILLAEANQWPDDVRPYFGDGDEFHMAFHFPLMPRIFMAVRQGIRKPIVEIIQRTPPIPPDCQWCMFLRNHDELTLEMVTDEERDYMYSEYAADPRMRLNLGIRRRLAPLMDNDRRKIELLNSILFTMPGSPIVYYGDELGMGDNIYLGDRDGVRTPMQWSPDRNAGFSRAEAARLFLPAIQDSVYGYQAINVEAQERSAYALLNWTKRLIAVRKQHHAFGRGSIEFLEPANPHVLAYLREHEGDTILVVNNLSGAAQAVRLDLARFSGRTPVELLGSTEFLPVDETPYALTLSPYGFFWFALRAARVEGEEDEALPTEWAEREAALFESPEALSRMVGSIPGEWLLGQRWFRGKSREVAGASLRDHAVLVPERGPRMLLSVVDVGFAEGEGETYLLPLALRPTTQPGVEAEPILTHSTGEGEFRLYEALADRRVARLLLDAIAAERELAGSAGRFTGHRTGDVQGLDEVRGPVRRIAAEQSNTSLVYGDQLILKVFRKLERGVNPDLEMTRFLVERTGFRALPALAGWIDYHPSEGESASVAALFEYVPNTGDAWAFAQRALARYFAAASRSAADPSTPAGQDATRRMMGDFLPAVRRLGTVTGELHVALASAGADEPDFAPEPITQADVEAFVASARRSAEATLAEVGRMADRMPGAFPAHILNELAAVVRQAPDLGARMEDLRVLAEQGLVKTRFHGDYHLGQVLRADRGMGGDWVVLDFEGEPARSIADRRRKQSPLRDVAGMLRSFDYAVRMAFREQDTTDMRIRASLEAWSEAWRAETRKAFLDAYREATAGAPFVPADAEALKRVLAVFELDKAVYELGYELNNRPEWIWVPVLGIRSILGGAA; translated from the coding sequence CTACGGGAACTTCGAGGACTTCCAGGCCTTCATCGACGAGGCGCACCGCCGCGGCCTGCGCGTCATCGCCGACTTGGTGCTGAACCACACCAGCGACCAGCACCCCTGGTTCCAGCGCGCCCGCCGCGCTCCCAAGGGCTCGCCGGAGCGCGCGTGGTACGTGTGGAGCGACACCGACGAACCGTATCGCGACGCCCGCGTCATCTTCACCGACACCGAGCCCAGCAACTGGACCTGGGACCCGGTGGCGGGGCAGTACTACTGGCACCGGTTCTTCGCCCACCAGCCGGACCTGAACTGGGACAATCCCGAGGTCAAGGAGGCGATGTTCCAGGTGATGGAGTTCTGGCTCGAGAAGGGGATGGACGGCTTCCGCGCCGACGCCGTGCCGTACCTGATCGAGCGCGAGGGCACCATCTGCGAGAACCTGCCGGAGACGCACGACATCCTCAAGGAGTTCCGCGCCCGCATCGCCCGCACGTACCCGGGCCGCATCCTCCTCGCCGAGGCGAACCAGTGGCCGGACGACGTGCGGCCGTACTTCGGCGATGGCGACGAGTTCCACATGGCGTTCCACTTCCCGCTCATGCCGCGCATCTTCATGGCAGTGCGGCAGGGGATCCGGAAGCCGATCGTGGAGATCATCCAGCGCACGCCGCCCATCCCGCCAGATTGCCAGTGGTGCATGTTCCTGCGCAACCACGACGAGCTGACGCTGGAGATGGTGACGGACGAGGAGCGCGACTACATGTACAGCGAGTACGCGGCCGACCCGCGGATGCGCCTCAACCTGGGCATCCGCAGGCGCCTGGCCCCGCTGATGGACAACGACCGGCGCAAGATCGAGCTGCTGAACTCCATCCTCTTCACCATGCCGGGCTCGCCCATCGTGTACTACGGCGACGAACTGGGGATGGGCGACAACATCTACCTGGGCGACCGCGACGGCGTGCGCACGCCCATGCAGTGGTCGCCGGACCGCAACGCCGGCTTCTCGCGGGCCGAGGCGGCGCGGCTCTTCCTGCCCGCCATCCAGGACTCCGTCTACGGCTACCAGGCCATCAACGTGGAGGCGCAGGAGCGCTCGGCGTACGCGCTGCTGAACTGGACCAAGCGCCTCATCGCCGTCCGCAAGCAGCACCACGCGTTCGGCCGCGGCAGCATCGAGTTCCTGGAGCCGGCGAACCCGCACGTGCTCGCCTACCTGCGCGAGCACGAGGGCGACACCATCCTGGTCGTCAACAACCTCTCCGGCGCGGCGCAGGCGGTGCGGCTCGACCTTGCCCGCTTCTCCGGCCGCACGCCGGTGGAGCTGCTGGGCAGCACCGAGTTCCTGCCGGTGGACGAGACGCCGTACGCGCTCACGCTCAGCCCCTACGGCTTCTTCTGGTTCGCGCTGCGGGCGGCCCGGGTGGAGGGCGAGGAAGACGAGGCACTGCCCACCGAGTGGGCGGAGCGCGAGGCGGCGCTGTTCGAGAGCCCCGAGGCGCTGTCGCGCATGGTGGGCTCCATTCCCGGCGAGTGGCTGCTGGGGCAGCGCTGGTTCCGCGGCAAGTCGCGCGAGGTGGCGGGCGCGTCGCTACGCGACCACGCGGTGCTGGTGCCCGAACGCGGGCCGCGCATGCTGCTCTCCGTCGTGGACGTCGGCTTCGCGGAGGGCGAGGGGGAGACGTACCTGCTGCCGCTCGCCCTGCGGCCGACCACGCAGCCCGGCGTAGAGGCCGAGCCCATCCTGACGCATTCCACCGGCGAGGGCGAGTTCCGCCTGTACGAGGCGCTGGCCGACCGCCGCGTCGCGCGCCTGCTGCTGGACGCCATCGCCGCCGAGCGCGAGCTGGCGGGCTCGGCCGGCCGCTTCACCGGCCACCGCACGGGCGACGTGCAGGGGCTGGACGAGGTTCGCGGCCCCGTGCGCCGCATCGCCGCCGAGCAGAGCAACACGTCGCTCGTGTACGGCGACCAGCTCATCCTCAAGGTCTTCCGCAAGCTGGAGCGCGGCGTCAACCCGGACCTGGAGATGACGCGCTTCCTGGTGGAGCGCACCGGCTTCCGCGCGCTGCCCGCCCTCGCCGGGTGGATCGACTACCATCCCTCCGAGGGCGAGTCCGCCTCCGTCGCGGCGCTGTTCGAGTACGTGCCCAACACGGGAGATGCGTGGGCCTTCGCGCAGCGGGCCCTGGCGCGCTACTTCGCCGCCGCCAGCCGCAGCGCCGCAGACCCGTCCACCCCCGCCGGTCAGGACGCGACGAGGCGGATGATGGGCGACTTCCTGCCCGCCGTCCGCCGCCTGGGCACGGTCACCGGCGAGCTGCACGTCGCGCTCGCCTCTGCCGGGGCGGACGAGCCGGACTTCGCGCCGGAGCCCATCACGCAGGCCGACGTGGAGGCGTTCGTGGCCTCCGCCCGCCGCTCGGCCGAGGCTACGCTCGCCGAGGTGGGGCGCATGGCGGACCGGATGCCCGGCGCCTTCCCCGCGCACATCCTCAACGAGCTCGCCGCCGTGGTGCGCCAGGCGCCGGACCTGGGGGCGCGCATGGAAGACCTGCGCGTGCTGGCCGAGCAGGGGCTGGTGAAGACCCGCTTCCACGGCGACTACCACCTGGGCCAGGTGCTGCGGGCAGACCGCGGGATGGGCGGCGACTGGGTCGTCCTGGACTTCGAGGGCGAGCCCGCGCGCTCCATCGCCGACCGGCGCCGCAAGCAGTCGCCGCTGCGCGACGTGGCGGGCATGCTTCGCTCGTTCGACTACGCCGTGCGCATGGCGTTCCGCGAGCAGGACACCACCGACATGCGCATCCGCGCCTCGCTCGAAGCCTGGTCCGAGGCGTGGCGTGCAGAGACGCGGAAGGCTTTCCTCGACGCCTATCGGGAAGCGACCGCGGGCGCGCCCTTCGTCCCGGCGGACGCGGAAGCGCTCAAGCGCGTGCTCGCCGTGTTCGAGCTGGACAAGGCGGTGTACGAGCTGGGCTACGAGCTGAACAACCGGCCGGAGTGGATCTGGGTGCCCGTGCTGGGCATCCGCTCCATCCTGGGAGGCGCCGCGTGA
- the malQ gene encoding 4-alpha-glucanotransferase yields MTAAADLLDRRSSGVLLHPTSLPGPGIGDLGAEAHRFVDWLADARQTFWQVLPLVPVGEGGSPYDGLSAIAGNPMLVSPDALAEDGLLEKIEDPDAPPADGKVDFRAAGRWKELLLRRAYGAFRAGWAPALAQAFTEFRRRHAAWVDDFALFMALREEHGGAGWTQWEPAARDRRADALEGARERLRDDVERHAFVQFLFERQWDALRRHANSRGVRIIGDVPIFVSHDSADVWANRELFELDAEGHPVVVSGVPPDYFSATGQRWGNPLYRWDVMRSRGYAWWKERFRRTLELVDVARIDHFRGFESYWEVPGHEETALNGRWMPGPGADLFRSLEAELGPLPLIAEDLGIITEEVEALRDGLELPGMRVLHFAFGDAEDAHLNPHLPANHPPRSVAYTGTHDNDTSVGWHAAAGEVEREGLERVAGPVESADDVHWRMMEAVFRSPAAVAIVPLQDVLGLGSEARMNTPGTVEGNWAWRFPAGALTPELGARLRALTRAAAREPEVAGPTQHTRQAP; encoded by the coding sequence GTGACGGCAGCGGCGGACCTGCTCGACCGGCGGTCCAGCGGCGTCCTGCTCCACCCCACGTCGCTGCCCGGCCCCGGCATCGGCGACCTGGGCGCCGAGGCGCACCGCTTCGTGGACTGGCTGGCGGACGCGCGGCAGACGTTCTGGCAGGTGCTCCCCCTCGTCCCCGTGGGCGAAGGCGGCTCGCCGTACGACGGGCTCTCCGCGATAGCGGGCAACCCCATGCTGGTGAGCCCGGACGCGCTGGCAGAAGACGGGTTGCTGGAGAAGATCGAGGATCCCGACGCGCCTCCGGCGGACGGCAAGGTGGATTTCCGCGCGGCGGGACGGTGGAAGGAGCTGTTGCTGCGCCGCGCGTACGGCGCCTTCCGCGCCGGTTGGGCGCCCGCCCTGGCGCAGGCGTTCACCGAGTTCCGGCGGCGCCACGCCGCGTGGGTGGACGACTTCGCGCTCTTCATGGCGCTGCGCGAGGAGCACGGCGGCGCGGGATGGACGCAGTGGGAGCCCGCCGCGCGCGACCGGCGGGCCGACGCGCTGGAGGGGGCTCGCGAGCGCCTGCGCGACGACGTGGAGCGGCACGCCTTCGTGCAGTTCCTCTTCGAGCGGCAGTGGGACGCGCTGCGGCGCCATGCCAACTCGCGGGGGGTGCGCATCATCGGCGACGTCCCCATCTTCGTGAGCCACGACAGCGCCGACGTGTGGGCCAACCGCGAGCTGTTCGAGCTGGACGCCGAGGGCCACCCGGTCGTCGTCTCCGGCGTGCCGCCGGACTACTTCAGCGCCACCGGCCAGCGCTGGGGCAACCCGCTGTACCGGTGGGACGTCATGCGCTCTCGCGGGTATGCCTGGTGGAAGGAGCGCTTCCGCCGTACCCTGGAGCTGGTGGACGTGGCCCGCATCGACCACTTCCGCGGCTTCGAGTCGTACTGGGAGGTCCCGGGGCACGAGGAGACCGCGCTGAACGGCCGGTGGATGCCCGGCCCCGGCGCGGACCTGTTCCGCTCGCTCGAGGCCGAGCTGGGCCCGCTGCCCCTCATCGCCGAGGACCTGGGCATCATCACCGAAGAGGTGGAGGCGCTGCGCGACGGCCTGGAGCTTCCGGGGATGCGCGTGCTGCACTTCGCCTTCGGGGATGCGGAAGATGCGCACCTGAACCCGCATCTCCCGGCCAACCACCCGCCGCGGTCCGTCGCCTACACCGGCACGCACGACAACGACACCTCCGTCGGCTGGCACGCCGCCGCGGGCGAGGTCGAGCGCGAAGGCCTGGAACGCGTCGCCGGCCCGGTCGAATCGGCGGACGACGTGCACTGGCGGATGATGGAGGCGGTCTTCCGCTCGCCCGCCGCCGTCGCCATCGTGCCCTTGCAGGACGTGCTGGGGCTGGGCAGCGAGGCGCGGATGAACACGCCCGGCACCGTGGAGGGCAACTGGGCGTGGCGCTTCCCCGCGGGAGCGCTCACGCCCGAGCTGGGCGCCCGCCTGCGCGCGCTGACCCGCGCGGCCGCGCGCGAACCCGAGGTTGCGGGACCCACCCAACACACGAGACAGGCCCCATGA